The proteins below are encoded in one region of Hordeum vulgare subsp. vulgare chromosome 3H, MorexV3_pseudomolecules_assembly, whole genome shotgun sequence:
- the LOC123444071 gene encoding protein DMP4-like, producing the protein MLLGTTCLITSKHNGQNIRPGITMGWFLLLPRRAFTTARTQQRNCSTTNPPCFSCQKLQPRIQACLQFCFFFLQGNPKLVANRSRSPISFPSIPSPIFSSLIQQLQRPVRRKQTKMAPATMTDTQPDMELQKDQRHPLLFNRTDGTDNMSPIQKAIGQAYQSTGHLAKLLPSGTVLAFQLLAPTMAKQGHCSDLDRMMTGGLVVLCALSCFVLSFTDSFRDEKGKVRYGFATFKGLWVIDGGVTLDPHAAVEYKITFLDFFHATVSAVIFVAIALFDQNVASCFYPIPSEDTNQVLTTLPVAIGVIGSMLFVSFPTTRHGIGFPVSPH; encoded by the coding sequence atgctcttaggcacCACTTGCTTAATCACCTCAAAACATAACGGACAAAACATTAGACCCGGAATAACTATGGGATGGTTCCTTCTGTTACCCAGACGTGCTTTTACAACAGCTAGAACGCAACAGAGAAACTGCAGCACCACCAACCCCCCATGTTTTTCTTGCCAGAAACTGCAACCCAGGATCCAAGCTTGCCTTCAGTTTTGCTTCTTTTTCTTGCAAGGCAATCCCAAATTGGTGGCAAATAGAAGCCGATCACCGATTTCATTCCCTTCAATTCCAAGCCCCATCTTCTCTTCCCTGATACAACAACTTCAAAGACCTGTTAGACGGAAGCAAACGAAGATGGCACCAGCAACAATGACTGATACACAGCCCGACATGGAACTGCAGAAGGATCAGAGGCATCCTCTTTTGTTCAACAGAACTGATGGCACCGACAACATGAGCCCCATTCAGAAAGCAATAGGACAGGCGTACCAGAGCACCGGGCACCTCGCCAAACTCCTTCCATCAGGCACCGTGCTTGCCTTCCAGCTGCTGGCTCCAACCATGGCTAAACAAGGCCACTGCAGTGACTTGGATCGGATGATGACAGGAGGGCTTGTGGTGCTCTGTGCACTCTCATGTTTTGTTCTTAGCTTCACAGATAGCTTCAGGGATGAGAAAGGAAAGGTACGATACGGGTTTGCCACGTTCAAGGGATTGTGGGTCATTGATGGTGGAGTCACTCTTGATCCACACGCTGCAGTTGAATATAAGATAACATTTCTAGATTTTTTCCATGCAACTGTCTCAGCAGTGATTTTTGTTGCAATCGCCCTGTTTGACCAGAATGTGGCATCTTGCTTTTATCCAATACCATCAGAGGACACAAATCAAGTTCTCACAACATTGCCAGTTGCTATTGGAGTTATTGGAAGCATGCTGTTTGTTAGCTTCCCAACCACCCGCCATGGAATTGGCTTCCCAGTCTCTCCACACTAG
- the LOC123444070 gene encoding pentatricopeptide repeat-containing protein At5g46100 produces MPPANLTPTKWPKNLTAEHLHRLVRGERDPRRALALFDAATAAPVSTSVPTQILPSPDTVSLLTSRLASAGLLPLATSLLSRSRALFPSNADLEPPFLTLLRAFCRTHRPLDALQLFRSAPSALSLPHSARSYTAVLAGLVAHSHLPLAHSLLADMRASGFGPTTATYNVLLKAHCSDAAAHIDDAVRLFRNIPKPDACSYNTLIDGLCRRSRRVEAQELFSEMVENGIAPTVVTYTTIINWLAREGCLDDALEMFDEMGRRGIAPNVVTYSSLIDGLCKGGRAASALDLLERLAKEVKLPNTIIYSSVINGLCKEGLLREAMEVLDRMRLQGRKPDAGLFGKLIVGLCDAGRAVEAANYLDEMVLAGVQPNRVTWSLHVRINVAVVTALCVKGEVGRAFQVYQSMRTRGISTEPSTFHLLVEFFSKKNHLEKAAHVVLDMLSERCIPERETWDVIVSGYWSKKKVRQEAEQIWNKLAVI; encoded by the coding sequence ATGCCGCCGGCGAACCTCACCCCCACCAAATGGCCCAAGAACCTCACCGCCGAACACCTCCACCGTCTTGTCCGCGGCGAGCGTGACCCCCGCCGCGCGCTCGCCCTCTTCGACGCGGCCACCGCCGCGCCTGTCTCCACTTCGGTGCCCACACAAATCCTCCCCTCCCCGGACACCGTCTCCCTCCTCACCTCCCGCCTCGCctccgccggcctcctccccctCGCCACCTCCCTCCTCTCCCGCTCGCGCGCGCTCTTCCCCTCCAACGCCGACCTCGAGCCCCCCTTCCTCACCCTTCTCCGCGCCTTCTGCCGCACCCACCGCCCCCTCGACGCCCTCCAACTCTTCCGCTCCGCCCCCTccgccctctctctcccccactccGCCCGCTCCTACACCGCCGTCCTTGCCGGCCTCGTCGCGCACTCCCATCTCCCCCTCGCCCACTCCCTCCTCGCCGACATGCGCGCCAGCGGCTTCGGCCCAACCACCGCCACTTACAACGTCCTCCTCAAGGCCCATTGCTCCGATGCCGCCGCTCATATCGACGACGCGGTCCGCCTTTTCCGCAACATCCCCAAACCTGACGCCTGCTCCTACAACACCCTCATTGATGGGCTCTGCCGCCGCAGCCGCCGGGTCGAGGCTCAGGAGCTGTTCTCCGAGATGGTAGAAAATGGCATTGCGCCTACAGTGGTTACTTACACGACTATTATCAATTGGCTCGCACGGGAGGGCTGCTTGGATGATGCACTGGAGATGTTTGACGAAATGGGGAGGAGAGGTATTGCACCCAATGTTGTCACCTATAGTTCTCTGATTGATGGTTTGTGCAAGGGTGGGCGTGCAGCATCAGCACTGGACTTGCTGGAGAGGTTGGCCAAGGAGGTGAAGCTGCCAAATACAATCATATATAGTTCTGTCATTAATGGCCTCTGTAAGGAGGGCCTGCTGAGGGAGGCAATGGAGGTTTTGGACCGGATGCGTCTCCAGGGGAGGAAGCCTGATGCTGGATTGTTTGGGAAGCTCATTGTTGGGCTCTGTGATGCAGGAAGGGCTGTGGAGGCTGCAAATTACCTGGATGAGATGGTTCTTGCTGGCGTTCAACCGAACCGGGTCACTTGGAGCCTTCATGTCAGGATAAACGTTGCAGTGGTGACAGCATTATGTGTTAAGGGTGAAGTTGGGAGGGCTTTCCAGGTGTACCAGAGCATGAGGACTCGTGGCATTTCTACCGAGCCAAGCACTTTCCATCTCCTGGTTGAGTTCTTCTCGAAAAAGAACCATTTGGAGAAAGCAGCtcatgttgtgcttgacatgttgTCAGAGAGGTGCATCCCTGAGAGGGAAACATGGGATGTTATTGTCAGTGGGTATTGGAGTAAGAAGAAAGTGAGACAAGAAGCTGAGCAAATATGGAACAAATTAGCAGTTATCTGA